The Mercurialis annua linkage group LG2, ddMerAnnu1.2, whole genome shotgun sequence genome contains a region encoding:
- the LOC130015158 gene encoding uncharacterized protein LOC130015158 — MPGYRRARVYAMSDEEEAPPAQQVRLGNGGPPEVHQNGFLADGEGSPEIHQNGVMNNGNGRVEARVRSVTPEELPVEEEEEPSEESEQEEDPSEDPSEDSDVEVFRSGQFWSETHRYRDHREVAALRANQAEASLNSLRAMLNTYSRGVLSIETYTSEFLRMMQAVPQTGRDNEEVNRR, encoded by the coding sequence ATGCCTGGATATAGGAGAGCACGAGTTTATGCAATGTCTGAtgaggaggaagcgcctcctgcTCAACAAGTTAGGCTAGGCAATGGTGGGCCACCTGAAGTCCATCAAAATGGGTTTTTAGCTGATGGCGAAGGATCGCCAGAAATCCATCAGAATGGGGTTATGAATAATGGAAATGGAAGAGTTGAAGCTCGGGTTAGATCAGTAACACCTGAAGAGTTACCTGTAGAGGAGGAGGAAGAGCCTAGTGAGGAAAGTGAACAAGAAGAGGATCCATCGGAAGATCCTTCTGAAGACTCTGACGTTGAGGTGTTTAGGAGCGGGCAGTTTTGGTCCGAGACTCATAGGTATCGTGATCATAGAGAAGTAGCGGCTTTGAGGGCCAATCAGGCGGAGGCAAGTTTGAATAGCCTCAGAGCAATGTTGAACACCTATTCTAGGGGTGTGCTCTCTATAGAAACTTACACTAGTGAGTTTCTTCGTATGATGCAAGCGGTTCCGCAAACTGGTAGGGATAATGAGGAAGTGAACCGTCGCTAA